Within Primulina tabacum isolate GXHZ01 chromosome 5, ASM2559414v2, whole genome shotgun sequence, the genomic segment GTGGACATGGGTGGATAAAGATATTAGACATGAATTATAggaatttacatatatatatatttatatataatatatataaaagagaGAGCTAACACTAGATAGTGATATGCTAACACTATATAAGAACATCAATTTAAAATTGATAAATTCATAAGTACTTCCAAGtacataaaatttaaacaaCACTAGCAAGCATATACATCAAGACTATGCACTAAATAGCACCATCATAATTTAGCTAAAATTTCTATAAAAAAATTGTACGAAACCAACCCATTGATTGTTCCATTCTCCGAAGGCAATAATCGAAACTTTCTCTCGCGAACCCGTTTTTTTCTCCCAATGCATTGTAACTGGTGGCGGAGCCACATATATGACCATCTAGACtactcatttttttaaataattacggatatttttgaattaatttgatATTATCGCGAGTGGctcaattaaaaatgttaaaggGAGTTTAAAATCATATCTAGAGAAAATTAATATCCTAGCTCCGCCATTGATGTAATAAGAGATGGATCCGAGAATTTAGATAAATACGCTCGATAAATTTTGGAGAGTGAAGTTGCATGTATGGGAAAATTTAAGCATATCCAAGCCTTAGTTCCAAATCCAAATCTTCCTTGGGATGACTACTCATCGAGCCCATCTGTAAGTCCAGCCGTACATATTCTGCTTTCTTGACAACTACCCATCCATCTTCATGCACAAATGGATCGAAGTTCTCTCCTCGTAACGTATCTTTGGCGACGAGCCGAAGATCCCGAACTGGGATAGCAGGAGAAACCGTGGGAGCAACCAAGTGGGAGGTGAAACGTGGTGATAAATACGACGTTGAGGATGACAGGTACCCAATGCTACAACTAGGGTTTGGTTCAAGATTAGGGTTTTGCAAGCAAAAATGACAACCATTAGGGCCATGACTGTATATTCTCGTTGGAGACTGCCTCATCCTTGCTCTCTCTCTTCTGTGAACATTCATGTGGCCTCCTAGAGCTTGAGCTGATCTGAATTCCCTTTTGCAAAAGCTACAAGGATAAAATCTTGGAGTCCATGAAATTAAGTTGGCACCACCTAAATCTTGTGTTTGACGATCTCCTATGCACTCATTGCAAAAATTCAACGGGTTCTTGAATTTGTGGCCATTTATTTCTCTCGTTTTGCTACTCGTGGCGATGCTTTGGCGCGTCATTTTGCTGCAGAGACAGGTTTTCTCCATGGTTTTTTTCTTGTTTGTAAGTTAGTATAACCAAGATCAAGTGCTTATGGAGAGAGGGGGAGTGGAGCTAGCTAGTTTCAAAGAAAAGTGAGTTGGTAAGTGACTAGGAATTGAGTTGAATATGTTGACGACGATGTAGAGATGGGACTTGGGACAATAAATGATTTTAGTGTGAGTGCTAGCATAGTGAGAAAAATTTGACTGTTACGTTGCATTATATAAGTAGACGAGAAAAAGCCAAGTTTGtgttacacacacacacacacacacagagatatatatatatatataattaagttGGTTTTATAGATTTTGATTCTCTGATTGATCACATTAGTCTTGGTATAATAAATTGAACTTTTTGCCCATTTAGTTCGATTTTCACCAGAATATTAATACGGAATTGAGCGTTTCCAACTGCCGAATTTTGATCGATCAAATGACCAAAAATTCTAGATAGACTACATTATAAGACAACCTTGCTTTCATCCCTGTAGATATATATAGACACAAGAATTGTTGCATTCTAAGTTTGCGATAAAGTCTGAGTTTAAGATTCGATTGTAACAAACCTCTCACCATTTGTACTGAATAGTATGTAGAGTTAACATCATCGACGATCTAGCACCCGAATAAATACTAAGATTTGAAGATGGTACCAAATAATTGTAGACCAAAATTTAGCTCTACATGCAAACTATATACATCTTTATCAGGTAACAAATctgataaatttttaaaatatttattaaacacAAAGCTAAATTGAAGATAACTCAGACATCAATACTGTGAAGCTAGAAATCGAGCATCTCATTGGATGAGAATTAACTAGTGGCTGGCGTTCCCTATGTTTGGGCCACTTGCTAAATGGAGAACCAAGCTATGCAATATAGGGAAAGTGGTATAGTAGATGTTCCTTATTCCTCTTGACATTTTCACGTCAAACTTTATGTCAAATTGCACAAAAATCTTTATTCTGTTTCTGCTTTTTATGAATGCATTCCATGGTTTTAAATTGCCAAGAAATATTTATTATGATCGGGTAGGTTGGGGAAGCTAGCTTGGACTCTGGCTATACATTAATTTCTTGAGTCGATTAATTGGtccatttgaaataatcatgaTTTCTTGGTTGATGCATGTTCGTATAGGAATCCAGAAATTCTTTGCCTGCTAAAAAATATGACATCTTGGTTATCATTTCATCTGAAAACGTTAGTACTCGAGGATTGAGTTGGGAAATTTGATGAGTAATTAACAGGTTAAGCGGTGAAGTCGTCAGGACGAAATTTTTTCAAATGTGATGTGTGATTTTTTCTGTGTATGAATTTTAgggaaaattgcaattttctgTCATTTGTATTTGTCtcttttttgtgttttttttcttCCGTGTTGTCAAAATTGATTTTAGTCCTTTATCTTTCAatgttttttgaaattttaatcgTTTATCATCGAAAGTATTTGATGTGACATTGTAAATCGAAATCAAAACAGGCtatcaaaaattaaaatggGAATCGTGGATTTATTATCCGGTATCTAAAAATAAGAAACTGGAACCGTAAGTTATTCctatatattttaagtttttacaaaaactcatgtgagactATTTCACGGATCAGTTTTGTGAGTCAGATATCCTATCCAACTCGATCCTTGAAAAAGTATACTTTTAAATCTAAATATGCATGTCTCATGGATAAAAATATGTGAGGTCATCTCATAGGAGACCCACTTTTTAAGTTTTGTAGTATACAAATTCATACACCTTAATCAAacaatataatatattcaaattaAGTTCGAtccttatttttttatttattttttcagtaaaaagaaataaatattcatcaTGTTTTGTAACATAATTATTGAATAACTGACTTTAATGAATTAGTTTTGACCTCAGAAATTATAATGTtattttttccttatttttaaaatttaaaagaataAATTACAGTCGAAATCGGCTCGAACCATAATCAAATCGTATCAAAACCATCAAGAAACGGgacagatttttttaaaaaatctgcaaTCATACCTAGCTAACAATTTGCAATGTGACAGATGAATATGGCCTTCTTATGCTTCTTTTTTGTCTTATACCAAATTGGCAACTTCTCACATgaagttgttaattttgctaaTTATTCTTCATTTATTTGTAACTTCACTTCGAATCTGATCAAACGTAAGGTGAATTTACTTTTTACTTCCTCTGAAATTATTCCTTTAGAACTTTCACTGGTGTTTTGTTGTCTTGTCTTTCTCCACACAACTAAGGTTTCATTTCTTTAATATAATATGTTCCATCaatctttccttttctttttctaagAATTGGGATACAGATACCGATTCAAAAGTAATAtatcagttttttttttccggaGCACACCGGATATACATTTGAAATAATGcaataacatc encodes:
- the LOC142544480 gene encoding zinc finger protein 11-like — protein: MTRQSIATSSKTREINGHKFKNPLNFCNECIGDRQTQDLGGANLISWTPRFYPCSFCKREFRSAQALGGHMNVHRRERARMRQSPTRIYSHGPNGCHFCLQNPNLEPNPSCSIGYLSSSTSYLSPRFTSHLVAPTVSPAIPVRDLRLVAKDTLRGENFDPFVHEDGWVVVKKAEYVRLDLQMGSMSSHPKEDLDLELRLGYA